Proteins co-encoded in one Aerococcaceae bacterium DSM 111021 genomic window:
- a CDS encoding uracil permease, with amino-acid sequence MENSGKEKRMLLDVHEKPFLIPGLLLSFQHVFAMFGATILVPLVLGLPVSTALLASGVGTLIYMVVTQFKVPVYLGSSFAYITAMSFAIDQMGGSIDAAQTGIMLVGLVYVVVALIIHKVGSNWINKLFPPIVIGPMIIVIGLGLSATAVQNAGFVEGGDWRQILTAVLTFAVAVFVTFKGKGFAKVIPFLIAIIVGYIVAILLGIVDLTPVQEASWFSLPDIRLPFGNSPDRYNFYFGAEALAIIPIAFVTIAEHMGDVMVLGEITGHDYIKKPGLDRTLAGDGIASLFSALIGGPANTTYGENTGVIGMTKVASISVIRNAAIIAIIISFLGKFTALISTIPQSVLGGMSILLYGVIASNGLKVLISNKADFNQSRNLIIASAMLVIGLGGAVLEVGSTLVISGTALSAIVGIILNLVLPAEDK; translated from the coding sequence ATGGAAAATTCAGGAAAAGAAAAAAGAATGTTGTTGGATGTACATGAGAAGCCATTTTTAATACCTGGTTTATTATTAAGTTTCCAACATGTGTTTGCAATGTTTGGTGCGACAATTTTGGTGCCTTTAGTATTAGGTTTGCCAGTGTCAACAGCGCTATTAGCCAGTGGGGTTGGAACACTGATCTATATGGTTGTGACTCAGTTTAAAGTACCAGTATATTTGGGTTCATCATTTGCTTATATTACAGCGATGTCATTTGCAATTGATCAAATGGGTGGAAGTATCGATGCTGCTCAAACAGGAATTATGTTAGTTGGACTTGTTTACGTTGTTGTTGCATTAATCATACATAAAGTGGGAAGCAACTGGATAAATAAATTATTCCCACCAATTGTTATTGGGCCAATGATTATTGTTATCGGATTGGGATTATCAGCGACAGCGGTTCAAAATGCTGGTTTTGTTGAAGGTGGGGACTGGCGCCAAATTCTAACGGCAGTTCTAACTTTTGCCGTAGCTGTATTTGTCACATTTAAAGGAAAAGGTTTTGCGAAAGTGATTCCATTCCTTATTGCAATTATTGTTGGTTATATTGTGGCTATTTTACTAGGGATTGTTGATTTAACACCGGTTCAAGAAGCAAGTTGGTTCTCACTACCTGATATTCGTTTACCATTTGGGAACAGTCCTGATCGATATAACTTCTACTTTGGTGCTGAAGCGTTAGCGATTATACCAATTGCGTTTGTAACGATTGCGGAGCATATGGGAGATGTGATGGTTCTTGGAGAAATTACAGGTCATGACTATATTAAAAAGCCTGGATTAGATAGAACTTTAGCAGGTGATGGAATTGCCTCTCTATTCTCAGCTTTGATTGGTGGACCAGCCAATACAACTTACGGGGAAAATACAGGAGTAATTGGTATGACAAAAGTTGCGAGTATATCAGTCATTCGTAATGCAGCAATTATCGCAATTATCATTAGCTTCTTAGGTAAATTTACTGCCTTAATTTCAACAATTCCTCAATCAGTTTTAGGAGGAATGTCAATCTTACTTTACGGAGTGATTGCAAGTAACGGATTGAAAGTATTAATTAGTAATAAAGCAGACTTCAACCAATCACGTAACTTAATAATCGCGAGTGCAATGCTTGTTATTGGTTTAGGTGGGGCAGTTCTAGAAGTGGGTTCAACTTTAGTTATTTCAGGAACAGCTTTAAGTGCAATTGTTGGGATTATCTTAAACTTAGTTTTACCAGCTGAAGATAAATAA
- a CDS encoding ABC transporter substrate-binding protein, with product MKKIIQVVSIIALALVSIMPLTQPVKAQDEPIKIGILQHVSHVALDDTRDGFVDHIDEVFEGNVEWDLQNANGDMSTLQSLSEKVARDNDIIFAIATPAAQALASVEQEKPIFFAAVAAPVEAKLVDSMEEPGRNLTGTTNLGPIADHVDLLLEIVPEAKNIGTIYNSSEVNAQHQVDIATEVIEEKGLNHVVQSVVSTNDISQVMNALVNESDAILLVTDNTIDSSISLVGDIAKEAKLALIGSSDSTINANGLATISNSYYDYGVQTADMVKRMLDEDLTPANMPVEVGNNFELVVNEDYANKVEIDVSSIQID from the coding sequence ATGAAAAAAATCATTCAAGTAGTGTCAATTATCGCTTTAGCGCTCGTATCTATTATGCCTTTAACTCAACCAGTTAAAGCACAAGACGAACCAATCAAAATCGGAATCTTGCAACATGTGAGTCATGTTGCTTTAGATGATACACGAGATGGATTTGTTGATCACATCGATGAAGTTTTTGAAGGGAATGTCGAATGGGATTTACAAAACGCTAATGGCGATATGTCAACCTTACAGTCTCTATCTGAGAAAGTAGCGCGAGATAATGATATTATCTTTGCGATTGCAACACCAGCTGCTCAAGCTTTAGCATCAGTTGAACAAGAGAAACCAATCTTTTTTGCAGCAGTAGCAGCACCTGTTGAAGCAAAATTAGTTGATTCAATGGAAGAGCCAGGACGTAATTTAACTGGGACAACTAACTTAGGACCGATTGCAGACCACGTTGATTTATTATTAGAAATTGTTCCAGAAGCAAAAAATATTGGAACAATCTATAATTCAAGTGAAGTGAATGCGCAACATCAAGTGGATATCGCAACAGAGGTTATCGAAGAGAAAGGCTTGAATCATGTCGTACAATCAGTGGTAAGCACGAATGATATCTCACAAGTAATGAATGCATTAGTGAATGAGTCTGACGCAATCTTATTAGTAACAGATAACACGATTGATAGTTCAATCTCATTAGTTGGAGATATCGCTAAAGAAGCAAAATTAGCTTTGATTGGATCATCAGATTCAACGATTAATGCGAATGGGCTTGCAACGATATCTAATTCATATTACGATTACGGAGTTCAAACTGCTGATATGGTTAAACGCATGTTGGATGAAGATTTAACGCCAGCAAATATGCCGGTTGAAGTTGGGAACAATTTTGAATTAGTTGTAAATGAAGATTACGCGAATAAAGTTGAAATTGATGTAAGTTCAATTCAAATAGATTAG
- a CDS encoding zinc metallopeptidase: MFYMDWTYILVLIGMGIVMFAQNRVQSTFNKYDQLETEKRITGKQAAEHILQSAGITNVKVEQVKGRLTDHYDPRNKVLRLSEATYNQTSVSAVAVAAHEVGHAIQDQKDYAYLKVRSAIAPVVQIGSTIAMPLIFIGLLLQFTGLVNIGIIAFGLVLVFQLVTLPVEFDASKRALAILGDTGVFVTEEVPAAKKVLDAAAFTYIAATLSTALQLVRLILISNRRR, from the coding sequence ATGTTTTATATGGATTGGACTTATATATTAGTCCTTATCGGAATGGGAATTGTAATGTTTGCACAGAATCGTGTACAATCGACATTTAATAAATATGATCAATTAGAAACAGAAAAGAGAATTACAGGTAAACAGGCAGCTGAACATATCCTACAATCAGCGGGTATCACAAATGTGAAAGTTGAGCAGGTTAAAGGTCGATTAACAGACCACTATGATCCAAGGAATAAAGTGTTACGTTTATCAGAAGCAACGTACAATCAGACTTCTGTGTCAGCAGTAGCTGTTGCAGCGCATGAGGTTGGGCATGCGATTCAGGATCAAAAAGACTATGCTTATCTAAAAGTAAGGAGTGCTATTGCGCCGGTTGTTCAAATCGGGTCTACAATTGCAATGCCTTTGATCTTTATTGGGTTGTTACTACAATTTACGGGATTAGTTAATATCGGAATTATCGCATTTGGTTTAGTATTAGTTTTCCAACTTGTGACATTACCGGTAGAGTTTGATGCAAGTAAACGTGCACTTGCAATCTTAGGTGATACAGGTGTCTTCGTAACTGAAGAAGTACCAGCAGCTAAGAAAGTATTAGATGCAGCCGCGTTTACATATATCGCAGCAACACTAAGTACGGCACTTCAATTAGTACGACTCATTCTAATCTCAAACCGTAGAAGATAA
- a CDS encoding zinc ABC transporter substrate-binding protein, which produces MKYFKTLVLTLITVAMVIPGAGIHAQDKKTVMTTFYPVYYLAQRIGEDVVNVEMLLEGGQDAHSYESTAKDAVAVQEADLFIYQDDEMEFFVSDLLSIVDQEGTQVIQSTEGIELLSGDHNHDHEEEEPNHEEDHDHDHDHEEGHSHDYDPHTWLDPKFYSLQAENVRDALIELDPSNESIYQENAQQLIEELITLDEEFNVGLSELEDRTIVVQHEAFGYLAHAYDLEQLAITGLANNAEPSAKVLAEMTDFVKENNVQVIYVDPTTSTNISETVSHATGVQMRPLRTLEFISNEELEQGEDYFSIMRENLAQLTK; this is translated from the coding sequence ATGAAATATTTTAAGACATTAGTATTAACTTTGATTACAGTAGCGATGGTTATTCCTGGAGCAGGCATACATGCACAAGACAAAAAAACAGTCATGACAACATTTTACCCTGTCTATTACTTAGCCCAAAGAATTGGTGAGGACGTAGTTAATGTTGAGATGCTTTTAGAAGGTGGCCAAGATGCACATTCTTATGAATCCACAGCTAAAGATGCTGTTGCCGTGCAAGAAGCCGACTTGTTTATCTATCAAGATGATGAGATGGAATTTTTTGTAAGTGATTTGTTAAGTATTGTAGACCAAGAAGGAACTCAAGTAATTCAATCAACAGAAGGTATAGAGTTATTATCTGGTGATCACAATCATGATCACGAAGAGGAAGAGCCTAATCATGAAGAAGACCACGATCATGACCACGATCATGAAGAAGGTCATTCACACGATTATGATCCGCATACTTGGTTGGATCCAAAGTTTTACTCGCTACAAGCAGAGAATGTTAGGGATGCATTGATTGAATTAGACCCAAGCAATGAGTCAATCTATCAAGAAAACGCACAACAATTAATTGAAGAGTTAATTACCTTAGATGAAGAATTTAATGTTGGATTATCTGAGTTAGAGGATCGAACGATTGTTGTCCAACATGAAGCGTTTGGATACTTAGCCCATGCCTATGATTTGGAACAATTGGCTATCACAGGATTAGCGAATAACGCAGAGCCAAGTGCTAAAGTACTTGCTGAAATGACGGATTTTGTAAAAGAAAATAATGTCCAAGTCATCTACGTAGATCCAACGACGTCAACGAATATCTCAGAAACCGTTAGCCATGCTACCGGTGTGCAAATGCGACCACTGCGAACATTAGAATTCATCTCAAACGAAGAACTTGAGCAAGGCGAAGATTATTTTAGTATAATGAGAGAGAATTTAGCTCAATTAACGAAATAA
- a CDS encoding metal ABC transporter ATP-binding protein, with product MSLLEVHDLSFYYDDEKVLNNISFAIEPGEFVILTGENGAAKSTLIKNVLGLLKPATGRVIYAKLNQHGEKLSVGYVPQNVTSFNAGFPSTVQKLVESGRYPKGRWFKKLDTTDYEHVDRALKSVGMDHLRDRKVGELSGGQKQRINLARTFAMDPDFFVFDEPTTGMDVASRKSFYELLHHTSKAHGKAILMVTHADNELEGLFDREIRLVREEGTPWSCFSMTSSNVH from the coding sequence ATGTCTTTATTAGAAGTGCATGACTTATCATTTTACTATGATGATGAGAAAGTGCTAAATAATATTAGCTTTGCCATTGAACCCGGTGAGTTTGTTATCTTAACTGGAGAAAATGGTGCAGCAAAATCAACTTTAATAAAAAATGTGCTAGGGCTTTTAAAACCAGCAACAGGAAGAGTTATTTATGCGAAATTAAACCAACATGGTGAGAAACTCTCTGTTGGGTATGTTCCGCAAAATGTGACGTCATTTAATGCAGGTTTTCCGAGTACTGTTCAAAAACTTGTTGAATCAGGACGCTATCCTAAAGGTCGTTGGTTCAAGAAATTAGATACAACGGATTATGAACATGTGGACAGAGCTTTGAAGTCAGTAGGGATGGATCACTTGAGAGACCGCAAGGTCGGAGAATTATCAGGGGGTCAAAAGCAACGGATTAACTTAGCACGTACGTTTGCTATGGACCCAGACTTTTTTGTCTTTGATGAACCAACGACGGGTATGGATGTGGCGTCGAGAAAATCATTCTATGAATTACTTCACCATACATCTAAAGCTCACGGAAAAGCAATTCTGATGGTAACTCACGCAGATAATGAGTTAGAAGGCTTATTTGACCGTGAGATTCGCCTTGTCAGAGAGGAGGGAACACCATGGAGTTGCTTCAGTATGACTTCATCCAACGTGCATTAA
- a CDS encoding ABC transporter permease, which yields MILDVISSSFSQGVVWAVMAIGVYITFRLLDIADLSAEGVFPLGGAIAAILITNEVNPFIATAAAFAGGSLGGLLAGWIHTKLRIPPLLTGILLQTGLYSINLHVMGGRSNLALLGQETIYTPIADMFGLSKNMSVTVLALIILAIIIVLLVLFLHTEMGLSLRATGDNPRMSEANGINTNRMKTLGYIIGNGLIALSGAMVAQKDGFADISMGIGTIVIGLASVIVAEVVIPNQSIGFRLTSIVAGSFIYRLIIDFILNQPWIDIRPTDLRLFSAILLGFVLYFPQIQKHFGSRKKHAVSGGAK from the coding sequence ATGATTCTAGATGTTATTTCATCAAGTTTTAGCCAAGGAGTTGTATGGGCAGTCATGGCTATCGGGGTATACATTACCTTCAGACTACTTGATATTGCAGATTTATCAGCAGAAGGGGTGTTCCCATTAGGGGGCGCAATCGCTGCAATTTTAATTACGAATGAAGTGAATCCGTTTATCGCAACTGCTGCGGCTTTTGCAGGTGGTTCACTCGGTGGGTTACTAGCTGGTTGGATTCATACAAAGCTTCGTATTCCACCATTATTAACGGGTATCTTGTTACAGACTGGTCTGTATTCAATTAACTTACACGTTATGGGCGGACGTTCTAACTTAGCTTTACTTGGGCAAGAAACGATTTATACACCGATTGCAGATATGTTTGGTTTAAGTAAAAATATGTCTGTAACAGTTTTAGCCCTAATTATTCTTGCTATCATCATCGTTCTTTTAGTTTTATTCCTACATACAGAAATGGGATTATCACTTCGAGCAACGGGTGATAACCCTCGAATGAGTGAAGCTAACGGAATTAATACAAATCGTATGAAGACATTAGGTTACATTATCGGTAACGGTCTTATCGCCTTAAGTGGAGCGATGGTTGCACAAAAAGACGGTTTCGCAGATATTAGTATGGGTATCGGTACAATCGTTATCGGTCTTGCCTCTGTAATCGTTGCTGAGGTTGTTATTCCAAATCAATCAATTGGTTTCCGTTTAACGTCAATCGTTGCAGGTAGTTTCATTTATCGTCTAATTATTGACTTTATCTTAAACCAACCTTGGATTGATATTCGTCCAACTGACTTACGTTTATTCTCTGCGATTTTACTTGGATTTGTGTTATATTTCCCACAAATTCAGAAACATTTCGGTAGTCGGAAGAAACACGCAGTAAGTGGAGGTGCGAAATAA
- a CDS encoding 50S ribosome-binding GTPase, with amino-acid sequence MSLWNKVLQRKANRDVANNLIEKTQQEMDRIQPINILVAGKTGSGKSTLINAVFREKLAETGVGKPITQHVERITKEGVPLTLFDTKGLELNPNSQHEVLTSLSNLIKSQKSKGTDEAIDVVYYCINSTMARIEPFEIELIEAMAEHVPVLLILTQAIGERNSEFESYLKEQNMPVVSIIPVLAKTYIIRGEQRIPAFGLQQLIDTTLEVVPSEVHKAFINAQQIDLNIKVEHARRWANKYIASAFGVGFSPIPIADATLLVPMQVTMLAHITSIFGLSLDKAQIVSIIAGIGGTGGATYFGKIIVSSAFKMIPGIGTVTGGVISGTTAGMLTIALAYSYIEVLRQISIAEVEGRDMKINEIQQIMNKNLSEQLDTVFDNIPDKIKENYLPEWLGSFLKQQS; translated from the coding sequence GTGAGCTTATGGAATAAAGTATTGCAACGTAAAGCAAATCGCGACGTAGCGAATAATTTAATTGAGAAAACTCAACAAGAAATGGACCGGATTCAACCGATTAATATTTTAGTCGCAGGTAAAACAGGTAGTGGAAAAAGTACTTTAATCAATGCTGTGTTTCGGGAAAAATTAGCTGAAACAGGCGTTGGAAAGCCAATAACTCAACATGTTGAGCGAATTACTAAAGAGGGTGTACCTTTAACTTTATTTGATACTAAAGGCCTAGAATTGAACCCTAATTCTCAACATGAAGTATTAACTTCACTATCTAATTTAATCAAATCACAAAAGTCAAAAGGAACGGATGAAGCGATTGATGTCGTCTATTACTGTATTAATAGTACGATGGCGCGAATTGAACCTTTTGAGATTGAATTAATCGAAGCGATGGCTGAACATGTGCCAGTGTTGTTAATCTTAACGCAAGCAATCGGTGAGAGAAATAGCGAGTTTGAATCTTACTTAAAAGAACAGAATATGCCCGTTGTTTCTATTATTCCAGTATTAGCTAAAACGTATATCATTCGTGGAGAGCAACGAATTCCAGCATTTGGTTTACAACAACTGATTGATACAACCTTAGAAGTTGTACCATCAGAGGTACATAAAGCTTTTATCAACGCCCAACAAATAGATTTAAACATTAAAGTGGAGCATGCTAGACGTTGGGCGAATAAATATATTGCCTCAGCCTTTGGAGTTGGTTTCTCGCCTATTCCAATTGCAGATGCAACCTTGCTTGTTCCAATGCAAGTAACGATGCTAGCCCACATTACGTCGATATTTGGCCTATCACTTGATAAAGCTCAAATTGTATCTATTATTGCTGGTATTGGTGGTACGGGTGGTGCAACGTATTTTGGTAAGATAATTGTGTCCTCAGCCTTTAAAATGATACCAGGAATAGGAACGGTCACAGGTGGTGTAATATCTGGGACAACGGCTGGGATGTTAACGATTGCTTTGGCCTACAGTTATATTGAAGTACTTCGTCAGATTTCAATCGCTGAAGTTGAAGGACGAGATATGAAGATTAACGAGATCCAACAAATAATGAATAAAAATTTATCAGAACAATTAGATACTGTTTTTGATAATATTCCAGACAAAATTAAAGAAAACTATTTACCGGAATGGCTTGGTTCATTCCTTAAACAGCAATCTTAG
- a CDS encoding ATP-binding cassette domain-containing protein has translation MTERQIKLELSGIQKSFERGTVNENHVLKGIDLSLYDGDFVTVIGGNGAGKSTLLNTINGSLIPDEGSVKINSADVTRLPMNKRADSIGYVFQDTKMGTAARLTIQENMALANRRGLKRGLRKGVKEADRQEMKERLKFLDLGLEDRLTTDVAYLSGGQRQALTLLMATLRKPQVLLLDEHTAALDPKTSEMVLQLTDKIVNEQQLTALMITHNMNDAVKYGNRLIMLHQGRIILDVSGEEKKNLTIDRLMELFRQESGETLASDAMLLS, from the coding sequence ATGACTGAGAGACAAATTAAATTAGAGTTATCAGGTATTCAAAAGTCATTCGAACGCGGAACGGTTAATGAGAACCATGTTCTTAAAGGAATCGACTTATCTCTTTATGACGGCGACTTTGTCACTGTAATCGGAGGTAATGGAGCTGGTAAATCAACATTACTAAACACAATTAACGGATCCCTGATTCCAGATGAAGGGTCTGTCAAGATTAACTCCGCAGATGTTACGCGTCTTCCAATGAATAAGCGCGCTGATTCGATTGGTTATGTATTCCAAGATACAAAAATGGGAACAGCTGCACGCCTAACAATTCAAGAGAATATGGCTCTTGCAAACCGCCGTGGTCTAAAACGTGGACTACGTAAAGGGGTTAAAGAAGCAGACCGTCAAGAGATGAAAGAACGTTTGAAATTTCTTGATCTAGGCTTAGAAGACCGTTTAACAACTGATGTTGCTTACTTATCAGGTGGACAACGTCAAGCTTTAACGCTTTTAATGGCTACTTTACGTAAGCCGCAAGTTTTATTACTTGATGAGCATACAGCGGCATTAGATCCTAAAACAAGTGAGATGGTTCTTCAATTAACTGATAAAATTGTCAACGAACAACAATTAACTGCATTAATGATTACCCATAATATGAATGATGCAGTCAAATATGGTAACCGCCTAATTATGCTCCATCAAGGTCGAATTATCCTTGATGTAAGCGGCGAAGAAAAGAAAAATTTAACGATTGATCGTTTAATGGAACTCTTCCGCCAAGAATCAGGTGAAACATTAGCATCCGATGCAATGTTGTTATCTTAA
- a CDS encoding YbaN family protein has translation MKKYTYIVLGFVTFTIGFIGTILPILPTTPFLLLAGFFFTRSSERFNNWLQQTKMYQFYVSDYVETKSIPRKKKRKMIVNIYILMGASIYFAPIMFVKVLLTLLMFGITYVLFLVVPDRPEKCGNSEKNTNHCQS, from the coding sequence ATTAAAAAATATACTTACATCGTATTAGGATTTGTTACTTTTACTATTGGTTTTATTGGAACCATCTTACCAATTCTACCTACAACACCTTTCTTGCTTTTAGCTGGTTTCTTCTTTACAAGAAGCTCTGAACGCTTCAATAACTGGCTACAACAAACTAAGATGTATCAATTTTATGTATCAGACTATGTCGAAACCAAGTCAATTCCACGTAAAAAGAAACGCAAAATGATTGTAAATATATATATTTTAATGGGAGCATCTATTTATTTCGCACCCATTATGTTTGTGAAAGTGTTATTAACTTTACTTATGTTTGGAATTACCTATGTACTATTCTTAGTTGTGCCCGACCGTCCAGAAAAATGCGGAAATTCCGAAAAAAATACGAATCACTGCCAAAGTTAA
- a CDS encoding ABC transporter ATP-binding protein, with protein sequence MKDSIVLEVNKVSKQYGKQKALDRFSLQVKKGEIVGVAGPNGAGKTTLFRIITGMTPNYHGELQLFGSLDVTALKENRKYLGTIIEDPAFFPEMSAKQNLEFYRIQRGVKNKSRIDELLKLVGLADVGNKKFKSFSLGMKQRLAIALALIHEPELLIFDEPTNGLDPSGIIQVRKLLQKLAEETNLTILVSSHILSELENLATRFVIVNHGQKIDEFTKDELQERLQSYYELRVDDNQFASQLIEKNLNTSNYEITSDGMIKLFDADIVASDIADMLVKNNIKLSHLARKSHNLEEMFINLTEESDSNDETI encoded by the coding sequence ATGAAAGATTCAATAGTATTAGAAGTCAACAAAGTATCTAAACAATACGGTAAGCAAAAGGCTTTAGACCGCTTTAGCTTGCAAGTAAAAAAAGGTGAAATTGTCGGCGTAGCTGGGCCTAACGGTGCAGGGAAAACGACCTTATTTCGAATTATAACAGGAATGACACCCAACTATCATGGTGAACTTCAATTATTTGGTTCATTAGATGTCACAGCCTTAAAAGAAAATCGGAAGTATTTAGGTACGATTATTGAAGACCCGGCTTTCTTCCCTGAGATGTCAGCCAAACAAAACTTAGAATTCTACCGTATACAACGTGGAGTTAAGAACAAAAGCCGTATCGATGAATTATTAAAACTTGTTGGTTTGGCGGATGTCGGGAATAAGAAGTTTAAAAGTTTCTCTCTAGGGATGAAGCAGCGTCTAGCGATTGCCTTAGCTTTAATCCATGAACCAGAACTTCTTATCTTTGATGAGCCTACGAATGGCTTAGATCCAAGTGGTATCATCCAAGTCAGAAAATTACTTCAAAAACTGGCGGAGGAAACAAATTTAACGATTCTTGTATCGTCTCATATTCTTTCTGAATTAGAGAACTTAGCAACCCGCTTTGTGATTGTCAATCATGGCCAAAAAATCGATGAATTTACTAAAGATGAGTTGCAAGAACGTCTTCAGAGCTACTATGAATTGCGCGTAGACGACAACCAATTTGCAAGTCAGCTTATTGAAAAAAACTTGAATACATCTAATTATGAAATAACTTCTGACGGGATGATTAAATTATTTGATGCTGATATTGTAGCGAGTGACATCGCAGATATGTTAGTGAAAAATAACATCAAACTATCACACTTAGCACGTAAATCACACAATTTAGAAGAGATGTTTATTAACTTAACCGAGGAGAGTGATTCTAATGATGAGACTATTTAA
- a CDS encoding metal ABC transporter permease: protein MELLQYDFIQRALIAGVAISFITPIIGLLLILRRQSLLADTLSHISLAGVALGMFLQTDPTLSTLLFVIGASIIIEYLRTIYSTFSEISVAIMMSAGMAIALVLVSLNSNSGNFQIDQYLFGSILLISPREVTILVILSIVIVLLYLIFRRTLYVMSYDEATAYTSGLPVRFISIVFSVFTGVAISIMMPIVGALLVSALVVIPSATAIKISNSFGKTIVIGIIINLIGIFAGIFASYEYDTPPGASITLAFIFIFTIVSLATYFMTLRKRKQYNQD, encoded by the coding sequence ATGGAGTTGCTTCAGTATGACTTCATCCAACGTGCATTAATTGCCGGCGTTGCGATTTCATTTATAACACCCATTATTGGCTTATTATTAATTTTACGCAGACAGTCTTTATTGGCTGATACTTTATCTCATATTTCTTTAGCCGGTGTGGCTCTAGGAATGTTCCTTCAAACAGATCCAACACTTTCGACTTTATTATTTGTTATAGGTGCGTCTATTATTATAGAATATTTACGAACAATCTATAGTACATTCTCGGAAATATCTGTCGCAATCATGATGTCAGCGGGGATGGCCATCGCCTTAGTCTTGGTAAGTTTAAATTCGAACTCGGGTAATTTTCAAATAGATCAATATTTATTTGGTTCAATTCTATTAATATCACCTCGCGAAGTGACTATTTTAGTTATATTATCCATCGTAATTGTCTTACTTTATTTAATATTCAGACGGACATTGTATGTCATGAGTTATGATGAGGCGACTGCTTATACGAGTGGTTTACCAGTGCGATTTATTTCAATTGTCTTTTCAGTATTCACTGGGGTTGCAATTAGCATCATGATGCCAATCGTCGGAGCGTTACTCGTATCTGCTCTAGTTGTTATCCCATCTGCTACAGCAATTAAAATATCCAATAGCTTTGGAAAAACAATTGTTATTGGAATTATTATCAATCTAATCGGAATCTTTGCCGGAATCTTTGCTAGCTACGAGTACGACACACCTCCTGGTGCGTCGATTACATTAGCTTTTATCTTCATATTTACTATCGTATCATTAGCAACTTACTTTATGACATTACGCAAACGAAAACAATATAATCAAGATTAA